One stretch of Falco naumanni isolate bFalNau1 chromosome 7, bFalNau1.pat, whole genome shotgun sequence DNA includes these proteins:
- the FOXA1 gene encoding hepatocyte nuclear factor 3-alpha has translation MLGTVKMEGHETSDWNSYYADTQEAYSSVPVSNMNSGLGSMNTMNTYMTMNTMTTSGNMTSSSFNMSYANTGLGAGLSPGAVAGMPAGSAGPVNGMPAGVAAMGTALSPGGINAMSAQPAPMNGLSPYGSMNPCMSPMAYTQSNLGRTRDAKTFKRSYPHAKPPYSYISLITMAIQQAPSKMLTLSEIYQWIMDLFPYYRQNQQRWQNSIRHSLSFNDCFVKVARSPDKPGKGSYWTLHPDSGNMFENGCYLRRQKRFKCEKPANSKAPQEGRKDQAGASSSSSNSPLHRGHNKPTQLDTATSLSSSNPSTSPQSMDHNGSSTELKTSVSAASSTISSVPALASVPHPPHSLAHEPQLHLKGDPHYSFNHPFSINNLMSSSEQQHKLDFKAYEQALQYSSYGASIPGGLPLGSASMAGRSSIEPSALEPSYYQGVYSRPVLNTS, from the coding sequence GCCTATTCCTCGGTGCCCGTGAGCAACATGAACTCGGGGCTGGGCTCCATGAATACCATGAACACCTACATGACCATGAACACCATGACGACGAGTGGCAACATGACCTCCAGCTCCTTCAACATGTCCTACGCCAacacggggctgggggccgggcTGAGCCCCGGCGCTGTGGCCGGCATGCCGGCGGGCTCAGCGGGGCCGGTGAACGGCATGCCAGCCGGCGTGGCCGCCATGGGCACGGCACTGAGCCCCGGTGGCATCAACGCCATGTCTGCCCAGCCGGCCCCCATGAACGGGCTGAGCCCCTACGGCAGCATGAACCCCTGCATGAGCCCCATGGCCTACACCCAGTCCAACCTCGGCAGGACACGGGATGCCAAGACCTTCAAGCGGAGCTACCCCCATGCCAAGCCGCCTTACTCCTACATCTCCCTCATCACCATGGCCATCCAGCAGGCACCCAGCAAGATGCTGACGCTGAGTGAGATCTACCAGTGGATCATGGACCTGTTCCCCTACTACCGACAGAACCAGCAGCGCTGGCAGAACAGCATCCGCCACTCGCTTTCTTTCAACGACTGCTTCGTCAAGGTGGCCCGCTCCCCCGACAAGCCCGGCAAGGGCTCCTACTGGACCCTGCACCCTGACTCCGGCAACATGTTTGAAAATGGCTGCTACCTCCGCCGGCAAAAGCGCTTCAAGTGTGAGAAGCCAGCGAACAGCAAAGCCCCTCAGGAGGGTAGGAAAGATCAGGCCGGGGCCTCCAGTTCCAGCTCCAACTCCCCCCTGCACAGAGGCCACAATAAACCCACGCAGCTGGACACTGCcacctccctctccagctccaACCCGTCCACCAGCCCCCAGTCTATGGACCACAACGGATCGAGCACGGAGCTAAAGACCTCGGTCTCGGCCGCCTCCTCCACCATCAGCTCCGTCCCCGCCTTGGCCTCCGTCCCACACCCCCCTCACTCCTTAGCCCACGAACCCCAGCTCCACCTCAAGGGCGACCCCCACTACTCCTTCAACCACCCCTTTTCCATCAACAACCTCATGTCCTCCTCCgagcagcagcacaagctgGACTTCAAAGCCTACGAGCAGGCGCTGCAATATTCCTCCTACGGGGCCAGCATCCCCGGCGGGCTGCCCCTGGGCAGCGCCTCCATGGCGGGCCGGAGCAGCATCGAGCCCTCGGCCCTAGAGCCCTCCTACTATCAAGGTGTGTATTCCAGACCCGTGCTAAACACCTCCTAG